The Bos javanicus breed banteng chromosome 11, ARS-OSU_banteng_1.0, whole genome shotgun sequence genome includes a window with the following:
- the CCDC121 gene encoding coiled-coil domain-containing protein 121 isoform X1, giving the protein MGAQLGTPSGKWRHWEDGWKRPTKELLTVVGQGLGRSKLWTPGGQDNQGPQGPPGTPGTTRDSRATLVKRVRFPVSPRGAGNRASGEAAVRALPSVEEVRRLRTARQGTLTGCEPQRCWATPRSAEPSSEKLGTTPVMTRYFRVLPAPQNSSRSLMVSRKGQNRDTGGKQSADKFVKLAEDTSNSLQPDVNFINTFLKPEKLTRVEKRFKGRAVMEMMKLDKAIKETQTRLEPLVVETRQLLEEKDHIQKENQFFQEYLTKQTEESRQRTEKLWNYYLQQSRKIEQRKQELTSKYANKNSALKRELLEKENTLSNLNKQLEAMRDISVIKEKQDREIEKLQQEIKKTHDETAAKKQAMLVQFFQDKALLEAQLSELEARQSGKKLTKELKSKNQALEKAAKQHVSEFHSNINRQHQQLQKELPELVQKCHQLEDTHSQLKKKQQLLQQEHWYVECLRRGRHQLQERRNRCPNGQGSPKTTRNPALGTKSKVHPRKFLK; this is encoded by the exons ATGGGGGCCCAACTAGGGACCCCGTCGGGGAAGTGGAGGCACTGGGAGGACGGCTGGAAAAGGCCAACCAAAGAGCTGCTCACGGTCGTCGGGCAGGGCCTGGGAAGGTCAAAGCTCTGGACCCCGGGCGGGCAGGACAATCAGGGACCCCAGGGTCCACCGGGGACCCCAGGGACGACCAGGGATTCCCGCGCTACGTTAGTGAAGAGAGTGCGTTTTCCTGTCAGCCCCCGGGGAGCTGGGAACCGAGCCTCTGGAGAAGCGGCCGTCAGAGCTCTTCCGTCAGTCGAGGAGGTTAGGCGGCTTAGGACTGCACGACAGGGAACCCTGACAGGATGCGAGCCCCAGCGTTGCTGGGCCACGCCGAGATCCGCAGAGCCTAGTTCGGAGAAACTGGGGACAACCCCCGTAATGACACGCTATTTCCGCGTGTTGCCGGCCCCCCAAAATAGCTCTCGCTCGCTGATGGTCTCCCGAAAGGGACAGAACCGTGACACCGGGGGAAAACAGTCGGCTGACAAGTTTGTCAA ATTGGCTGAGGACACCAGTAATTCCCTTCAACCAGATGTTAATTTCATAAATACTTTTCTCAAGCCAGAGAAGCTAACAAGGGTTGAGAAGAGGTTTAAGGGAAGAGCAGTAATGGAAATGATGAAGCTGGACAAAGCAATCAAAGAAACTCAAACTCGGCTAGAGCCCTTAGTGGTGGAAACCCGGCAGCTACTGGAGGAAAAAGATCACATACAGAAGGAAAACCAGTTCTTTCAGGAATACCTGACCAAGCAAACAGAGGAGTCTAGACAGAGAACCGAGAAGCTGTGGAACTACTATCTACAACAAAGCAGGAAGATtgaacaaagaaaacaagaattaACCTCCAAATATGCTAACAAAAATTCAGCGCTTAAAAGAgagctcttggagaaggaaaacacTCTATCCAATTTGAATAAGCAGTTGGAGGCAATGAGGGACATTTCAGTGATAAAGGAAAAACAGGACAGAGAAATTGAGAAACTTCAGCAGGAGATAAAGAAGACCCACGATGAGACAGCTGCAAAGAAACAGGCGATGCTCGTCCAGTTCTTCCAGGACAAAGCATTACTGGAGGCACAGCTGAGTGAGCTAGAGGCAAGGCAGTCGGGAAAGAAGCTAACAAAGGAGCTGAAAAGCAAGAACCAGGCCTTGGAGAAGGCAGCAAAGCAGCACGTTTCTGAGTTCCACAGTAACATCAACAGACAGCACCAACAGTTACAGAAGGAACTTCCAGAGCTAGTTCAGAAATGCCATCAGTTGGAGGATACTCACAgccaattaaaaaagaagcagcagctgctgcagcaggAGCACTGGTACGTGGAGTGCTTAAGGCGAGGGAGGCACCAGCTGCAAGAAAGGCGTAATCGGTGCCCAAATGGACAGGGTTCTCCAAAGACCACAAGGAACCCTGCCCTAGGCACCAAATCAAAGGTGCATCCAAGGAAATTTCTAAAATAA
- the CCDC121 gene encoding coiled-coil domain-containing protein 121 isoform X2, producing MEMMKLDKAIKETQTRLEPLVVETRQLLEEKDHIQKENQFFQEYLTKQTEESRQRTEKLWNYYLQQSRKIEQRKQELTSKYANKNSALKRELLEKENTLSNLNKQLEAMRDISVIKEKQDREIEKLQQEIKKTHDETAAKKQAMLVQFFQDKALLEAQLSELEARQSGKKLTKELKSKNQALEKAAKQHVSEFHSNINRQHQQLQKELPELVQKCHQLEDTHSQLKKKQQLLQQEHWYVECLRRGRHQLQERRNRCPNGQGSPKTTRNPALGTKSKVHPRKFLK from the coding sequence ATGGAAATGATGAAGCTGGACAAAGCAATCAAAGAAACTCAAACTCGGCTAGAGCCCTTAGTGGTGGAAACCCGGCAGCTACTGGAGGAAAAAGATCACATACAGAAGGAAAACCAGTTCTTTCAGGAATACCTGACCAAGCAAACAGAGGAGTCTAGACAGAGAACCGAGAAGCTGTGGAACTACTATCTACAACAAAGCAGGAAGATtgaacaaagaaaacaagaattaACCTCCAAATATGCTAACAAAAATTCAGCGCTTAAAAGAgagctcttggagaaggaaaacacTCTATCCAATTTGAATAAGCAGTTGGAGGCAATGAGGGACATTTCAGTGATAAAGGAAAAACAGGACAGAGAAATTGAGAAACTTCAGCAGGAGATAAAGAAGACCCACGATGAGACAGCTGCAAAGAAACAGGCGATGCTCGTCCAGTTCTTCCAGGACAAAGCATTACTGGAGGCACAGCTGAGTGAGCTAGAGGCAAGGCAGTCGGGAAAGAAGCTAACAAAGGAGCTGAAAAGCAAGAACCAGGCCTTGGAGAAGGCAGCAAAGCAGCACGTTTCTGAGTTCCACAGTAACATCAACAGACAGCACCAACAGTTACAGAAGGAACTTCCAGAGCTAGTTCAGAAATGCCATCAGTTGGAGGATACTCACAgccaattaaaaaagaagcagcagctgctgcagcaggAGCACTGGTACGTGGAGTGCTTAAGGCGAGGGAGGCACCAGCTGCAAGAAAGGCGTAATCGGTGCCCAAATGGACAGGGTTCTCCAAAGACCACAAGGAACCCTGCCCTAGGCACCAAATCAAAGGTGCATCCAAGGAAATTTCTAAAATAA